The following is a genomic window from Phosphitispora fastidiosa.
GCTTGGTGAACTACGCAGCCGGCCAGGACAGCCGCATTAATACATTAAAACATGATAAGCAGCCAATCATTCCTCGACCCTGCTGAACCGGGAAACAGCTCCCCTTAATTCTCCGTCAACTATAATAGGGTTCATTTCAATTTTATAAAGAATCTCGTCTACAATAATAGTGCCGCTTCTCGATTCACGTTTCCTAAGGATAGTATCCATTCCCAAAGCAGGAAACAACTCCCCAACGGACTGGCCGATAATGTTTTCAGCATTTATGTCCCATAATTCCTCTGCCTTGCTGTTAAAGACATTTATCTTTCCTTCCGGATTAATGGCTAATATGCCATAAACAGCCAGGTCAATTATCTTTGAAAGCCCTTCAATTGACTTTTTGTAATGATCCATAAATGCAGATGCCAGGTCAGTACGGGTCAGCCATCCCACCATCTTGCCCTCTTTATCCACAACAGGGAGCCGTCCAACCGGAATATTCATGGCTTCTTCCACCGGCATAGTCTCCCCGATTGAAATAACATTCTTGTTCATCAGCCACTCTATTGGAGTGTCTAAAGGCTTGCCAATTGCCCTCATAAGGTGTGTCTTGGTAAAAACCCCGACAACCTTACCGTTATTGTCGACCACAGGTGCGCCGTCAATAACCCTGTCCAGAAATAACTGGTTGACCTCTTTAATAGTCTGATCTTTTCTTAATTTAAGAACTCCCTTGGACATTACATCCCTAACCAAAACTCTCATAAAATCCTCCGCTTTTACAAATAATCTGAATTTCCCTATACAATATCATACAATAAATCTGAAAAAAAATCAGTAAAACTTATGAAAAACCAAATATTTGACCATACTTTCTACAGGAGGTCGGTAGTTTTGACAGTTGAAAAGAGCATAAAAACAACAGGAAAGAAAAAAAGCAGGAAGAAAAAGAAACCTCTAACTCCAGTGGATAAGTTCAAAATTGAAACAGCGAAAGAACTTGGCTTGTGGGATAAAGTCAAGGATATTGGCTGGGCAGGGCTAAGCGCCGCCGAATCAGGGCAGATTGGAGGATATATGACCCGGAAAATGAAACAGCGGAGGCTGAACAACCTTGAGGAATACTCGGAGGCGCGTCTTAAGCGCGGGCGTAAACCTCCACAGTAGTAAGCTCCGGAAATGGCTGATAATGACATATGGTGAGCTGTTGCACCGATTTTCCGCAATGCCGCCTATGAGTCTAAACTGCAATCCCCCGGCAGCAAGGCAGCGTCCCCGAACTCGATGGCTCACTGAGTTGTCTCATAAGAAGCCGCCAGGAAAATCTTGTACAACAGCTCACCATATGCCGCAGCCATTTCCGGAGCCAACCCAGGGAGGGTGACACCCAATATAAAAATTTCTGTTGCCGAGGTGCTTACATAGTTGTTAGAAGAAAAAAAAGCAGGATACTCCTTGGAGATACGGTAGTACCGTTCCCGGGAATATCCCTGCCTCTTCAGTTATTGTTACTTTTGAGGCTTATCATCGATTAAGGCTTTATAGTAATCCCTGATATTTTCGTTGAACTTATCCATACAGTCTTTGCACACACACCAGCATGCCTTTTCCTTCTTGTCTTCGTCATTGAGAATGATGGAACATGTCAAAGCAGCATCCATTTCCTTACCACAAAGCTCACAGTTAGCGCATTTGAATTCTGACACCTTTATCCCCCCTTAGTTTAATTTGTGACTCATATAGCATATGGAGCCAGTATACAATTATTCCATATTTAAATTCGACACCTTAAAGCAGATTCCTGCCCGGATGAAGACAATATGCATAACATTAACAGGCTTAACGCTAAACCATTTATACCTGTCTTACCGCGTCCAGGCATTTTCCACACAGGGTCGTATAAACTGCATCCTTGCCAACTTCTTCACTGTATGTCCAACAGCGTTCACACTTGCCCCCTGCAGCCTGGGCCACTTTCACTTTAAGTCCCGGCATTTCCTCCGAAACAAATACATCTCCGGAAGCATTATCGATATTTTCCAGTTCTGCCCGGGAAACAATCAGGATAGAGGCCAGTTGGTCTGCTACCGGTTCAAGGAATGTGTAAAGCTCCTCACCGGCATATACTGTCACCGCAGCATCCATGGAATGGCCGATAACTTTATCCCGGCGGGCCTGCTCTAATACTTTGGCAATTTCATTTCGGGCCTTGATAATTTTCTCCCACTTGGCCTCGAGCTTTTCATCGATATAG
Proteins encoded in this region:
- a CDS encoding sigma-54-dependent Fis family transcriptional regulator, coding for MRVLVRDVMSKGVLKLRKDQTIKEVNQLFLDRVIDGAPVVDNNGKVVGVFTKTHLMRAIGKPLDTPIEWLMNKNVISIGETMPVEEAMNIPVGRLPVVDKEGKMVGWLTRTDLASAFMDHYKKSIEGLSKIIDLAVYGILAINPEGKINVFNSKAEELWDINAENIIGQSVGELFPALGMDTILRKRESRSGTIIVDEILYKIEMNPIIVDGELRGAVSRFSRVEE
- a CDS encoding small, acid-soluble spore protein, alpha/beta type yields the protein MTVEKSIKTTGKKKSRKKKKPLTPVDKFKIETAKELGLWDKVKDIGWAGLSAAESGQIGGYMTRKMKQRRLNNLEEYSEARLKRGRKPPQ